From Alcaligenes faecalis, the proteins below share one genomic window:
- a CDS encoding TRAP transporter small permease subunit — MQSLLKLSKAIDSLNQLCGRVVMWVVLLVVVISSYNAIARKFFDSSSNAWLEVQWYLFGALFLLTGGYTFLRNEHVRVDVLASRLSERKQIVIEAACVVLFMLPACVAIMALSWPVFMDSYLTQEVSSNSGGLIRWPAKLIIPIGFALISLQGISHLIKCIGFLRGACPNPNKKLQDKTPEELLAEEIARQAEAKLAHQHKG; from the coding sequence ATGCAATCTTTACTCAAACTATCAAAGGCGATTGACAGCCTGAATCAGTTATGTGGCCGGGTGGTCATGTGGGTGGTTCTGCTGGTTGTCGTAATCAGTTCCTATAACGCCATCGCGCGCAAGTTCTTCGATTCCAGCTCCAATGCCTGGCTGGAGGTGCAGTGGTATTTGTTTGGTGCCTTGTTCCTGCTGACGGGCGGCTACACCTTCTTGCGCAATGAGCATGTGCGTGTGGACGTATTGGCCTCGCGCCTGTCCGAGCGCAAGCAAATTGTGATCGAAGCCGCGTGTGTGGTGCTGTTCATGTTGCCGGCCTGTGTTGCCATCATGGCCTTGTCCTGGCCGGTGTTCATGGACTCCTACCTGACCCAGGAAGTGTCATCTAATTCCGGTGGCCTGATTCGCTGGCCTGCCAAATTGATTATCCCGATTGGTTTTGCCCTGATTTCCCTGCAGGGAATTTCGCACCTGATCAAGTGCATCGGTTTCCTGCGTGGCGCTTGCCCCAACCCCAACAAGAAGTTGCAGGACAAAACGCCCGAAGAATTGCTGGCTGAAGAAATTGCACGGCAAGCCGAGGCCAAGTTAGCGCATCAACACAAAGGCTGA
- a CDS encoding FAD binding domain-containing protein, whose amino-acid sequence MKAAKFEYEQAQSLKQIQDAYGSDPSAVRLMGGSQSLGPMLNLRLVRPGRVLDVSAVPELRQVSAHKGRVRIGAAVTHAQIEDGIHELLRGHMMQKVAGRIAYRGVRNRGTLGGSLAHADPAADWVLTCAALGANVNVRGTQGSRSVPMSEFMLAAYTTVLEAGEFIESVDVPEVSGSARWGYYKFTRKVGEFADASCACYFDPATRTARVVIGAMEGAPRSLPELAVKVAAQGAAVLEGDTIEAALQPYLAQRDEAHQVLFRTVVERSLKQALGVKG is encoded by the coding sequence ATGAAGGCCGCCAAGTTTGAGTACGAACAGGCCCAGAGCCTTAAACAGATCCAGGATGCCTATGGCAGCGATCCTTCCGCCGTGCGCTTGATGGGCGGTAGCCAGTCCCTGGGCCCCATGTTGAATCTGCGTCTGGTGCGCCCTGGCCGTGTGCTGGACGTGTCGGCAGTGCCCGAGCTGCGTCAGGTATCAGCCCATAAAGGGCGAGTGCGGATCGGCGCTGCCGTGACACACGCCCAGATTGAAGACGGCATTCACGAACTGCTGCGCGGCCATATGATGCAGAAAGTGGCAGGCCGCATTGCTTACCGGGGTGTGCGCAATCGCGGCACTTTGGGTGGCAGCCTGGCTCATGCAGATCCGGCGGCAGATTGGGTGCTGACTTGTGCTGCTTTGGGTGCAAACGTCAATGTGCGTGGAACCCAAGGGAGCCGCAGCGTTCCCATGAGCGAATTCATGCTGGCCGCCTACACCACGGTGCTGGAAGCCGGTGAGTTCATCGAGTCTGTGGATGTGCCTGAAGTGTCCGGTTCAGCCCGTTGGGGTTACTACAAATTCACCCGCAAAGTGGGCGAGTTTGCCGATGCCAGTTGTGCCTGCTATTTCGACCCGGCCACCCGCACGGCGCGCGTAGTGATCGGTGCCATGGAAGGCGCCCCGCGCTCTTTGCCCGAACTGGCCGTGAAAGTGGCTGCACAAGGGGCCGCCGTCCTGGAAGGGGACACGATTGAAGCGGCCCTGCAGCCGTATCTGGCACAACGGGACGAGGCCCATCAGGTGCTGTTCCGTACGGTAGTAGAGCGCAGCCTGAAGCAAGCGCTGGGTGTGAAAGGTTAA
- a CDS encoding xanthine dehydrogenase family Fe-S subunit codes for MAEISIQVNGRQQKHEAEPRTHLGDFIREKSRLTGTNLSCEHGVCGACTVLVDGRPVRSCITFAGACDGHEVTTVEGYDDDPIMSRLRTAFSEKHALQCGFCTPGMLATSRDIVLRLPDADEARVRIELSGNICRCTGYQGITAAILSVLQALRDQPDAQVEALRAAVVQNVQQDWNQNGFTTFEAVQEEVQAPAPVAAAAPAASGSADKGKGQAIQGGFDARFPADQVWAFMKDLPKVAGCLPGAIIESQEGATVQGKIAIKFGPMSAAFKGNATLEEDNERRAAVLRGEGVDSLSQSRARGDVSFQVNPDGEVRSRVEVELVYSLQGPLAQFSRSGLVQDFVRRMIAEFGKNVNLRLEKPLAEGEEPVVAEFNPVKMFFSILWDRFKGLFRRS; via the coding sequence ATGGCAGAAATCTCGATTCAAGTTAACGGCCGTCAGCAAAAGCACGAGGCCGAACCGCGCACCCACCTGGGTGATTTCATCCGCGAGAAAAGCCGTTTGACCGGCACCAACCTGAGCTGTGAACACGGTGTGTGCGGCGCATGTACGGTGCTGGTGGATGGTCGTCCGGTGCGCTCCTGCATTACCTTTGCCGGTGCTTGCGATGGTCACGAAGTCACCACCGTAGAGGGTTACGACGACGACCCGATCATGAGCCGTCTGCGTACCGCTTTTTCGGAAAAACATGCTTTGCAATGCGGCTTCTGTACGCCCGGCATGTTGGCCACCAGCCGCGATATCGTGCTGCGTTTGCCCGACGCGGACGAAGCCCGTGTGCGCATTGAACTGTCCGGCAATATTTGCCGCTGCACCGGCTATCAAGGCATTACGGCTGCCATCCTGTCCGTGCTGCAAGCCCTGCGCGATCAGCCCGATGCCCAGGTAGAAGCCTTGCGCGCCGCTGTGGTGCAGAACGTGCAGCAGGACTGGAACCAGAACGGCTTTACGACTTTTGAAGCGGTACAGGAAGAAGTACAGGCTCCCGCCCCGGTGGCCGCTGCTGCACCTGCCGCGTCCGGCAGTGCCGACAAGGGCAAGGGCCAGGCTATTCAAGGTGGTTTTGATGCCCGTTTCCCGGCCGATCAGGTTTGGGCTTTCATGAAGGATTTGCCCAAAGTGGCGGGCTGTCTGCCCGGCGCGATTATCGAGTCCCAGGAAGGGGCTACGGTGCAGGGCAAGATCGCCATCAAATTTGGCCCCATGTCGGCTGCCTTCAAGGGTAATGCCACGTTGGAAGAGGATAACGAACGCCGTGCTGCCGTGCTGCGCGGTGAGGGCGTGGACTCCTTGAGCCAATCGCGTGCCCGTGGCGATGTCAGCTTTCAGGTCAATCCGGATGGCGAAGTGCGCAGCCGCGTGGAAGTGGAGCTGGTGTATTCGCTGCAAGGGCCACTGGCGCAGTTTTCGCGCTCCGGGCTGGTTCAGGATTTCGTGCGCCGCATGATTGCGGAGTTCGGCAAGAACGTGAACCTGCGCCTGGAAAAACCGCTGGCTGAAGGCGAGGAGCCAGTGGTGGCCGAGTTCAATCCGGTCAAGATGTTTTTCAGCATTTTGTGGGACCGCTTCAAGGGACTTTTCCGGCGCTCATAA
- a CDS encoding ABC transporter ATP-binding protein, producing MAAQVLSQDVRKRFEGARDVLALDGINVDIQPGQFISILGPSGCGKSTFLRCVAGLENISSGSLTVDQQPVSGPPDQVGMVFQRDALLEWRTIRDNILLPLEFAGKRTADYLDKVDQLLALTGLSQFADNYPRQLSGGMRQRASICRALVDDPRLLLMDEPFGALDALTRDNMNAELQRIWMKTGNTTLFVTHGIAEAVFLGDTVLVFSSRPGRILEQIKIDFPRPRPLSLRETLEFGRHVAHIRQLFGIADGAGDSHE from the coding sequence ATGGCGGCGCAGGTTCTTTCTCAAGATGTGCGCAAGCGCTTTGAGGGCGCGCGCGATGTGCTGGCGCTCGATGGCATCAATGTCGATATTCAACCCGGCCAGTTCATCAGCATTCTGGGCCCCAGCGGCTGCGGGAAAAGCACTTTCCTGCGTTGCGTGGCCGGACTGGAAAACATCAGCAGCGGCTCCTTGACGGTAGATCAGCAACCCGTCAGCGGACCACCTGATCAGGTAGGCATGGTGTTCCAGCGCGATGCCTTGCTGGAGTGGCGCACCATACGCGACAACATTCTTTTGCCTTTGGAGTTTGCCGGCAAGCGCACGGCCGATTATCTGGACAAGGTGGACCAGTTGCTGGCCTTGACCGGCCTGTCTCAGTTTGCGGACAACTATCCACGTCAGTTGTCCGGCGGCATGCGCCAGCGGGCCTCCATTTGCCGTGCCCTGGTGGATGATCCGCGCCTGTTGCTGATGGACGAGCCTTTCGGTGCGCTGGATGCGCTGACGCGCGACAACATGAACGCTGAATTGCAACGCATCTGGATGAAAACGGGCAACACCACCTTGTTTGTGACGCACGGCATTGCCGAAGCCGTTTTCCTGGGCGATACCGTGCTGGTGTTCTCGTCCCGTCCGGGTCGCATTCTGGAGCAGATCAAGATCGACTTTCCCCGCCCGCGCCCGCTGTCCTTGCGCGAGACCCTGGAGTTCGGTCGGCATGTGGCGCATATCCGTCAATTGTTTGGTATTGCCGATGGCGCGGGAGACAGCCATGAATAA
- a CDS encoding ABC transporter substrate-binding protein codes for MTERKALGGRVRLAIGATFLLSTWGAVAEPLNVKLDWTPWAVHAPFHLAVEKGWFKQAGLDVRLEDGNGSVTAVQIVGGSDRFDVGQAALASMVIARSKGLPVKGLATFATSSDIGVLVPKDSGISGPEGLKGRKIAYTAGSLEAPFVDAFLAAGGLRRSDVDLLSVDAAGKAATYAVGRADAVISTIPFVLASVSRQRVSNAIPFAQHGLDMVSFGLFTSEAKLASRGQELTTFSNVVAKSWNYIYNGHEQEAVDAIVAQRPNARLDKAILLDQLNILKNYFGPAVEQGSIGVNQPTDWDKTIATLERVELIPAGQKATDYYQSDVVTPQSLSSLELK; via the coding sequence ATGACGGAGCGTAAAGCTTTGGGAGGACGTGTGCGCCTCGCAATCGGGGCCACCTTCTTGTTGAGCACTTGGGGGGCGGTAGCAGAGCCCTTGAATGTAAAGCTGGACTGGACCCCTTGGGCCGTCCATGCACCGTTCCATCTGGCCGTGGAAAAGGGCTGGTTCAAGCAGGCTGGCCTGGATGTACGGCTGGAAGATGGCAACGGTTCTGTTACGGCGGTGCAGATCGTAGGCGGCAGCGACCGCTTCGATGTGGGGCAGGCGGCGCTGGCCTCCATGGTGATTGCACGCAGCAAGGGCTTGCCAGTCAAAGGGCTGGCCACCTTTGCCACGTCCAGCGATATTGGCGTGCTGGTGCCCAAGGATTCGGGCATTAGTGGCCCGGAGGGCTTGAAGGGACGCAAGATCGCCTATACCGCCGGTTCTCTGGAAGCGCCTTTTGTCGATGCGTTTCTAGCGGCGGGCGGATTGCGCCGCAGCGATGTGGATCTGCTTAGCGTGGATGCCGCAGGCAAGGCCGCTACCTATGCGGTGGGCCGGGCGGATGCCGTGATCTCCACCATTCCTTTTGTACTGGCTTCGGTGTCGCGTCAGCGCGTCTCCAATGCGATTCCTTTCGCCCAGCACGGTCTGGATATGGTCAGCTTTGGCCTGTTTACCAGCGAAGCCAAATTGGCCAGCCGGGGGCAGGAGCTGACGACCTTTTCCAATGTGGTGGCCAAGTCCTGGAACTACATTTACAACGGCCACGAGCAAGAGGCGGTAGATGCGATTGTGGCGCAACGCCCCAATGCACGTCTGGACAAAGCCATTTTGCTGGACCAGCTGAACATTCTTAAAAACTACTTCGGCCCGGCTGTCGAGCAAGGCAGCATTGGCGTGAACCAGCCTACGGATTGGGACAAGACCATTGCCACGCTGGAACGGGTGGAGCTGATCCCGGCTGGGCAGAAAGCCACGGACTACTACCAGTCTGATGTGGTTACTCCGCAATCCCTGAGCAGTCTGGAGCTGAAGTAA
- a CDS encoding ABC transporter permease yields MNKALRSMPSWLAGVVSTVVVLLAWELICWLGQVREVILPRPSLILEDLYGELGWYMGQALYTLGITLAGFVLAAVGGVLIAVALVGSPLFERFCYPLIVGFNSIPKVALAPLFVVWMGTGYEPKVAIAFLIAVFAVIVDTVQGLRSVSPDILDLGRVLKGGPVALFFKVRLPSALPSIMAGLKVALSLALVGAIVGEFVSSQRGLGFVIMSAQGVFDTVRVFSALFILAVMGLVLYFLLDAVEKRATRFRSH; encoded by the coding sequence ATGAATAAAGCCTTGCGTTCCATGCCCAGCTGGTTGGCGGGCGTGGTCTCTACCGTCGTGGTGCTGTTGGCGTGGGAATTAATTTGTTGGCTGGGTCAGGTGCGGGAAGTGATTTTGCCGCGCCCCTCGCTGATTCTGGAGGACTTGTATGGCGAACTGGGTTGGTACATGGGTCAAGCGTTATACACGCTCGGCATCACGCTGGCTGGATTTGTATTGGCCGCCGTAGGCGGCGTGCTGATCGCTGTCGCATTAGTGGGTTCACCGCTCTTCGAGCGTTTTTGTTATCCCTTGATTGTGGGTTTCAACAGCATTCCCAAAGTGGCTCTGGCACCACTGTTCGTGGTCTGGATGGGTACCGGCTACGAGCCCAAGGTGGCCATTGCTTTTCTGATTGCCGTCTTTGCCGTGATTGTGGATACGGTACAAGGCTTGCGCTCGGTCTCGCCCGACATTCTGGACCTGGGCCGGGTCCTGAAAGGCGGGCCGGTTGCCTTGTTTTTCAAAGTGCGCTTGCCCTCTGCGCTGCCCTCGATCATGGCGGGCCTGAAAGTGGCCCTGTCCCTGGCTTTGGTGGGGGCCATTGTGGGCGAGTTTGTGTCCTCCCAGCGCGGGCTGGGCTTTGTGATCATGAGCGCCCAAGGGGTGTTCGACACGGTGCGCGTGTTCTCCGCCCTGTTCATTCTGGCCGTCATGGGGCTGGTGTTGTATTTCCTGCTGGATGCAGTTGAAAAGCGCGCCACCCGTTTTCGGTCTCATTAG